ACCTAAAATAATACAAAGAGATGCTTTTAAGATTGTTGGTTATAAATTCAAAACCACCTTAAGAAATAATGCTCATTCAAGAGACATCCCAGCTTTCTGGGATCAATGCAACATTGAGGGTAAAGAAAGTAATCTTTATCATACTCAAAATCCTCCTCGTCATGGTGAATATGGTATTTGCGTCAATACAAACATGGAAACCGATGACTTTTCATATGTCCTTGGTGTAGAAGTTACTAGTTTTGATAAGGTCATAGAAGAAATGTTCCAACTGGAAGTTCCAGAAGCAACCTATGCAGTGTTTACTACTCCACTAGTTCATGAAGACGACTTTGTCAGCTCCATACAAGGAACTTGGAAGTATATCTTAGAAGAATGGTTCCCTTCTTCTGGTTATGAAATTGATGATACTAAACTGGATTTTGAATTTTACGATGAGCGGTGTCACCCTTGGGAACACGATAAATTATCCATGGATATTTATATACCTATAACTAAAAGATAAATTGGAGGAAGTCTATGTATAGTTTTTATAGTCAACTCTCTACTGAAGTATATGATTTGGATAAACCTATTGGTAAATCTTTTGGGGATATCGAGTTTTATGCTACTCGCCTGGCTAACTGTGACGGACCGATTCTCGAACCAGCTGTTGGAACTGGTCGTATCCTCATACCATTACTTAATAAAGGATTTAACTTAGAAGGCATGGATTGTTCATCAGATATGTTATCCCTATGTCGTTCTCATTGTGAAGAAAGAGGGCTAACCCCGCAATTATATGAGGCTAATATGCAATCTTTTTCATTACCCAATACATATGAAGCTATCATCA
This window of the Vallitalea okinawensis genome carries:
- a CDS encoding AraC family transcriptional regulator, with amino-acid sequence MDYMNLIQMTLDYIEDHITEKITVNQLADIAGFSTYHYYRVFNSFVGMPVMEYVTRRKLQYTLHELSNNSKVSDIAFNYGFDTHAGFTKAFKKCFGYAPTFYRLHAPIGLPQKVNLRKLKENKTGGIILQPKIIQRDAFKIVGYKFKTTLRNNAHSRDIPAFWDQCNIEGKESNLYHTQNPPRHGEYGICVNTNMETDDFSYVLGVEVTSFDKVIEEMFQLEVPEATYAVFTTPLVHEDDFVSSIQGTWKYILEEWFPSSGYEIDDTKLDFEFYDERCHPWEHDKLSMDIYIPITKR